In Pantoea agglomerans, the genomic stretch AACACCGGGGCTAATTTTTTAGGGCTGACACATGCAAAGCGCTGTTTCACAAACCGAAAAACAGATGGGTGATAACATCAACGCTGCGGCCGATAAAGGTGCCAGCGAGATGGAGATGCTGGGTTTAGCGATCGCAGAGATTCTGCAGGCGGGTAAGCCTGTGACCAATAAAGCAATTATCGCTAAGTTAATCCAGCGGCTGGAGCTGGAGTCCGATGCGGCGACGCTGGAGATCTA encodes the following:
- a CDS encoding biofilm/acid-resistance regulator YmgB/AriR, whose protein sequence is MGDNINAAADKGASEMEMLGLAIAEILQAGKPVTNKAIIAKLIQRLELESDAATLEIYRQLLELVVHKTPDDLTV